One Myripristis murdjan chromosome 17, fMyrMur1.1, whole genome shotgun sequence DNA segment encodes these proteins:
- the LOC115375424 gene encoding uncharacterized protein LOC115375424, whose translation MLAATAEKHIMKPKYDTCSIIWTCSPQLTHSTTHTGFCHSTFHCGSSGYRYGIFGSGTRLYVTDRQVVPPKVSVYPATRVDLKGKSSLLCLATSMFPPEVQFSWRTKDNKKIPEGERVELREEEHAAAILLIDQQELITYQYICSVKHQEGTVEAMIKGVSFQFQCRVKLLSLVSTVMIVKSMVYCCGLSLLIIHRNKGPAD comes from the exons ATgttggcagcaacagcagagaaacacatcaTGAAGCCCAAATATGACACTTGTTCAATAATTTGGACGTGTTCACCTCAGCTGACacattcaacaacacacacaggtttttgtCACAGCACTTTTCACTGTGGGAGCAGTGGCTACAGGTACGGGATCTTTGGCTCAGGCACCAGACTGTATGTAACAG ATCGTCAAGTTGTGCCGCCCAAAGTGAGCGTCTACCCAGCGACCAGAGTCGACCTGAAGGGGAAGAGCTCCCTGCTGTGTCTGGCCACATCCATGTTTCCTCCTGAGGTCCAGTTCTCCTGGAGGACAAAGGACAACAAGAAGATTCCTGAGGGAGAGCGAGTGGAgctcagagaggaagagcacgCCGCCGCCATCTTGCTGATCGATCAGCAAGAGCTCATCACGTATCAATACATCTGCTCCGTCAAACACCAAGAGGGCACGGTGGAGGCCATGATAAAAGGAG TGTCCTTCCAGTTCCAGTGCagggtgaagctgctctctctgGTTTCCACAGTGATGATAGTGAAGAGCATGGTGTACTGCTGTGGACTCTCTCTCCTGATCATCCACAGAAACAAGGgacctgctgactga
- the LOC115375425 gene encoding uncharacterized protein LOC115375425, whose amino-acid sequence LRIDVSDGTVEKGYNHPQKDDFSAKGRGSSCELVIDKVKESHEATYYCACYDSHSEKCWLVAVQKLCSVNQEMNRWQTLFTTGRELDLSPASHISAPISAVIWFFQDTAEATQMASSCIFIFCCLSGRLRRHIQQHTQVFVTALFTVGSSSGWYYKIFGSGTRLYVTDRQVVPPKVSIYPATRAEPGVKSSLLCLATSMFPPLVQFSWRTQDNKKIPEGERVELREEEHAASIVLIDQEELITYQYICSVKHQGGTVEAKIPPELPVSPTSIPPVTDTAEPPAGEQSEVSFQFQCRVKLLSLVSTVMIVKSMVYCCGLSLLIIHRNKGPAD is encoded by the exons CTTCGTATTGATGTGAGCGATGGTACAGTTGAAAAAGGTTACAACCATCCTCAAAAAGATGATTTCTCAGCTAAAGGGAGAGGCAGCAGCTGTGAGTTGGTGATCGACAAAGTAAAAGAATCCCATGAAGCCACCTACTACTGTGCCTGTTATGATTCCCACAGTGAGAAGTGTTGGCTCGTCGCTGTACAAAAACTCTGCAGCGTTAACCAAGAAATGAACAGATGGCAAACCCTGTTTACCACAGGAAGAGAGCTTGATTTAAGCCCAGCTTCACATATTTCAGCTCCCATCTCAGCTGTCATCTGGTTCTTCCAGGACACTGCTGAAGCCACACAAATGGCTTCTTCATGCAtcttcattttctgctgcttatctggaaggctgaggag ACacattcaacaacacacacaggtttttgtCACAGCACTTTTCACTGTGGGGAGCAGCAGCGGCTGGTACTACAAGATCTTTGGCTCAGGCACCAGACTGTATGTAACAG ATCGTCAAGTTGTGCCGCCCAAAGTGAGCATCTACCCAGCGACCAGAGCTGAACCAGGGGTGAAGAGCTCCCTGCTGTGTCTGGCCACATCCATGTTTCCTCCTCTGGTCCAGTTCTCCTGGAGGACACAGGACAACAAGAAGATTCCTGAGGGAGAGCGAGTGGAgctcagagaggaagagcacgCCGCCTCCATCGTGCTGATCGATCAGGAGGAGCTCATCACGTATCAATACATCTGCTCCGTCAAACACCAAGGGGGCACGGTGGAGGCCAAGATACCACCAG agcttCCAGTGTCTCCaacctccatccctccagtcacagacacagcagagccGCCAGCCGGGGAGCAAAGTGAGG TGTCCTTCCAGTTCCAGTGCagggtgaagctgctctctctgGTTTCCACAGTGATGATAGTGAAGAGCATGGTGTACTGCTGTGGACTCTCTCTCCTGATCATCCATAGAAACAAGGgacctgctgactga
- the LOC115375426 gene encoding uncharacterized protein LOC115375426: MCVEVLSLQVLVLHTELDCRFSKPFLFFTADRRRDVPAVSPVGTSRSQVTLTTTRCPQRPPVGVAMAVQLDQDQLPLTSSTNESVSFRCTGTDQCRYNYVYWYQKNETDTFTVILRIDVFVTALFTVGSSNWYWIYGSGTRLYVTDRPVVPPKVSIYPATRADLKGKSSLLCLATSMFPPEVQFSWRTQENNGPIPEGERVELREEEHAASILLIDQEDLITYQYICSVKHQGGTVEAMIKGVSFQFQCRVKLLSLVSTVMIVKSMVYCCGLSLLIIHRNKGPAD, from the exons ATGTGTGTGGAGGTTCTCAGTCTTCAGgtcctggttctccacacaGAGCTGGACTGTAGGTTCTCCAAGCCGTTTCTCTTCTTCACTGCTGACAGACGGCGGGACGTCCCAGCTGTTTCACCTGTGGGAACGTCCAGgagccaggtgaccctaacgaccaccAGATGTCCCCAACGACCGCCAG TAGGGGTTGCCATGGCAGTACAGCTGGATCAGGACCAGTTACCACTGACCAGCAGCACCAATGAGAGTGTCTCCTTCAGATGTACAGGCACTGACCAGTGTCGCTACAACTATGTGTACTGGTACCAGAAGAACgagacagacacattcacagtgATTCTTCGTATTGAT gtttttgtCACAGCACTTTTCACTGTGGGGAGCAGCAACTGGTACTGGATCTATGGCTCAGGCACCAGGCTGTATGTAACAG ATCGTCCAGTTGTGCCGCCCAAAGTGAGCATCTACCCAGCGACCAGAGCCGACCTGAAGGGGAAGAGCTCCCTGCTGTGTCTGGCCACATCCATGTTTCCTCCTGAGGTCCAGTTCTCCTGGAGGACACAGGAGAACAACGGGCCGATTCCTGAGGGAGAGCGAGTGGAgctcagagaggaagagcacgCCGCCTCCATCTTGCTGATCGATCAGGAGGATCTCATCACGTATCAATACATCTGCTCCGTCAAACACCAAGGGGGCACGGTGGAGGCCATGATAAAAGGAG TGTCCTTCCAGTTCCAGTGCagggtgaagctgctctctctgGTTTCCACAGTGATGATAGTGAAGAGCATGGTGTACTGCTGTGGACTCTCTCTCCTGATCATCCACAGAAACAAGGgacctgctgactga